The DNA region tgagGGATGAACACTTTAGAGTGATCTGTACTTAAAAAGAAGTATGAATGTTTTGGATAGTGCTGGCTATTGTGAAACAGTATTTCATTGCTGAAGTAATTTCTTTTGAAACCAGAATAAATGTTATCAATGTCACTAACAAGGGACAACTGCACTCCTTCGACCTTCCAAAGGCAGTTTGCCTTGAGTTCTCGCCAAAAAACACTGTCCTGGCAACATGGCAGCCTTACACTAGTAAGTATTTTCCAATTGTAAAAATATTCTGACAGGACCAACTCaactcagtggggaaaaaaaaggaggttTATAACCTTATAGGAAAGTAATTAATATTTATGATAGTAAATAgtgtttgagaatatttttaattgacaaTGAATCTTGTATTCCCCAAATAGAATGTACTTTAAGTAATTTCAAGGTATAGTAAGTTAGTGAGAAGATCCATCATGagatagaggaaaagaaaaaagctcaagggaaaatttataaagtaaataaccaatggatagagaagatcgcaaaaattaagaagaataatgacctttaaaataaaaatcgtTTTATATAATTACAAATGAAAGAGGAAGTACAGTAGACACAACATCTAAGAAATGTTTATGGTATGACAAAGGTAGGAAATGGTGTGTCATTTTCTAACGCATTTAAAGATCTAATATACATTATATGAACATTTTATTGGCTTGGCCAacagttcgtttgggtttttccataacatcttacagaaaaatccaaatgaactttttagccaacccaatatatagcTGTGCTTCATAGATCAGTGATAAAATATTGGGTCCCGGTATAGGGCTTATTTTAAGAAGCATTTTGTAATAATGTGGatattgttgaataaatatatgaTAGTAGCTCATTGTTGGATTATGAACTTCCTAAGTTCGTTCTTCCAAGAGGCATGGACTctaatgaatattatttttccaaGTAAGTAAAAGGGAAATTGAGAATCAGTTGAGGACTGTGAGTGGTTTTATATAACTTTTCTTCATGTGTGTAACTTACAGACACAGCTTTCGTGATAAGACAGTTTAATCTGTTTAACAGCAAACTATGTCACACTTAATCTCTTTAATTATTCTTAAAAACTGTAGTAATTAACTcatttcagaaatacaaaattCTGCTCAGACAGCCATCATATTGTCATAGCTTTAGGAATGGATGATTAAATCTATAATTAAAGCTAGAGGGGAAAGTTGATTTAAAGCAGCTCTTACCCGATCTTTTATAATCTTGTTCAAATTTTTTCTAAGAATGAAATCTTTTTACTAGTGTTAGGAGACAATTACtgcaaaaatttttgtttttatggcagCTTCTAAAGATGATACAGCTGGGATACCTAACCTACAACTTTATGATGTGAAAACTGGGACGTGTTTGAAGTCtttcatccagaaaaaaatgcaaaattggtaaataaatgctttaaaatactaattatttttaaatattttaaatatctttgttgtatgttatttgtttctctGGTATTGATTTAGAAAATAACTTCTCAGATCAAAATCTAGATCTTTAAGGATTTTGTATGTGAGAATGTAATAGAGTAAAAACTTGATCTTTTATTTAGTATTTGAATCAAAAggaataatatttttctattatatatgcTGACTAAAACTATTAGTAACTGACTTGACATcatatttataagtatttttccTTAAGTAGTAAACAATATCATAAACTTTAACATGTTAACATATGAtgttatattctatttaaaattttttaatattctttcttttcaatgTAGGTGTCCATCCTGGTCAGAAGATGAAACTCTCTGTGCCCGAAATGTTAACAATGAAGTTCACTTCTTTGAAAACAACAATTTTAGTATGGAAagatttatgaaataattttattatttgctataaatatgtacagtttttaTTGCCTTATATGGTATCATAGGGTTCTCCTAAATACTGTTAATATATTAACAGTTGCTGTTACAGTAATTCATTTGAATAACTCCAAGTGTAATTGCTAGTAAAACTTTATAACACAaacattcttttataataaacttttaCTATCTAATAATTACTATTAAGACATTTGAGTACCTCTTTCTGAGTTTAGTTGCTATTGAAATTCTGtgatacaaatttttaaaatattttgttgtgtAGAGTTTCAAATACAAAAGTAGACACCTAGTCCCATAGCCATCAGCCCATTGCCAAACCTTCTTCATCCATGCATCTGTCCACCTACCATCTCTTTTACTCTGCTAAAGAAAATTGTAGACATCGTATAATTTTACCTATAACTATTTCAGTATGTATTCTGAAGATTAgggctcttaatatttttttcaaacttagTCATAATACCATTATCACAGATTATAGAATATCTGGTCAGTGTTCAAATTTCTAATAATTGAAaatgtgataatttttttaaaactcaggatCCAAATAAGGTCCTTCACATTGCAATTgatttatatatcttttaagtttctttaagcTATAAGTTccctctccattcttttttctcccttgcaatttattatttaagaaacaaagTTACTTATATATACTCCCATATTTGAGTTTTGCTCTTGTATCCCATTCTGTAATTTAACATGTTCATCTGTTTCCTGTAAATAACTATTTGGATCTAGAGTTGGTCAGCTTCAAGTTCTTTTTTGGGGAGCTGAGGGCAAGACTACATCATAAGGCAGTGTTCAATTCTTTTATCAAGAAGCACATAATGTctcattgtctttaattttgtacgGTTAATTGGCGTTAATGTTCAATGCGTGGTTAAAAATTGGTGATACTATagtttccctccttcccctatCATTTATTAGCTGTACTACCTCTATAAGGAGAAATTCCCCTTTCTACTATTTGGTTACCTAGTGGACCATTTATATgggaaaggcaaaataaatattcttctcctttatcacttttaaTAAAATGAGTTCTTTCTTTAGCAATCTCCATTGCAACCGATtagtccccacccccaacctaaTGAACTATGGATTTACACATGATGTGTTTCAATGCATTTTAATTACTATTCTTATTGATTCTCAAATTGTCCCATCATTGGTCAATTAGTCTTTAATGACTTTTTTGCTATATGGTAGGACAAATCATTCTAGGATTATCTTGTATATTTCTTGCTATACACCTAGAATCAGCCAATTCTCCAATATACTCTGCTCCCTTTtagtggaaaatggtatttagagaccaCAGTCTGGGTGTAGAGGATTCTCATTGCTACTGTGTTGATTGATCATTGTttctaggcctttttttttttttttttcttttttatcttatatCTGTATTGCCTTTTGCCAACACCAAGAATGTGTTTCTCTGGGATAACAGGGGTGATAGTTTGAGAATATCACATCCACATAattattcatttgctttattcTTCATTGACCACATAGCATTCTTAGAATAGCAATACCAATAGTAACACCTATAACATgattactgaaaaataatttaaagaagaaagttttGCAGTTCCTTTTGTCCTTAGAATATTCCATTGGTGACTGAACACTTTTTAGTACAGTCACTGACTCACAATAGTTTGAGTTAAGATTTTTCAACTTCATGATGGTGTGAAAGTGCTATGTATTCAGTAGAAATTGTACTTTGAATTTCAATCTCTTCCTGGGCTAGCGCCATGTGGAATGGTACCctctcgtgatgctgggcagcagcagtgagccacagctcccagtcagccacatgATCACAAGGGTCAACAATTGATACACTTAGAACTCTTTTGGACCTGTACAACCAttatgtttttcactttcagttgaGTATTCAATagattacatgagatattcaacactttattataaaatagcctTTGTGTTTAATGATTTTGCTCAACTGTAGACTAAtattaagtgttctgagcacttaATATTTAAGGTAGTCTAAgttaagctatgatgttcagtacATAAGgtttattaaatgcattttcaacttatgatattttcaacttaccatgggtttatcaggacataaccccatcataagtcGAGAAAGTAGAATGGGAATTGGCAAATGTTCACATGTACAGAAGATGGCATGCAGGCTGATTTTGACACCATCTACACAGTCATTTAGCATTACCCTTCAATTTCCTGCTTTTGAGGCTTAATCCTTTCCCCACTAATTTGGGGTTAGCTTGCTCGCTTATCTTCCTTGCCTCTTTATGAGCATGCCAGAAGAAGGGGGCTGCCAGTTTAGCAGTTTGGTATGCTACTTTTGAATAGCTGTTGGTCTCTATATTTGAACAAAGAAAGAGTAATAGCTCTTGATCCTGTTAACTAGGAGAGCGTAGTGTTCATAACATGGTTTCTtactgcctggcacagagtaagcactcaacaaaaaTCGGCCATTGTTATAGTTACTCTTGTTGATTATCATTGTTGTGGATCTGTTTATCACATTAGTTACAGAATTTTCATTTCCACGTTCTACAGTAGCAAGCTAGGGTCATCTGTCCCATCAAATGGGCTCTAAGACTACTTTAGTTCAGAGATTTAAGAGAAGAGAactgatatttatttaatacctactgtgtgcctggcactgtacACTAAGAATTAGGTATGTAATCCcattacttgcccaaggtcacacagtcacaCAGTGACTGAGTAGGAATTCAAGCACAGGTCTGTCTCACTCACCCATGCTTTTTCCACTCTGTTACTCTGCCTCACCGACATGAGACTACAGTGAGCCGTTTTGTGTATAGTTACGTTAACCTTTTATAATGCATTCAGAATTTGAGATATTTCTGTTAGCTTCTCTCATTAATCTaatatcatttacttttttttagatacatttgcaaataaattgcatttgaaaaaaattaatgattttgtGTTATCACCTGGACCCCAGCCGTACAAGGTAACTgctaatgtttttgtttgttcatgtGGAATATTATGACATTAAACCTTTTCCTAGTTTTTAGTGACTTTAAAAACATGTCCATCTTAGTTTATATGCTTCAAAAAATTTAAGTCATTATTTATGTCTGTGTATCTTAGGTGGCTGTCTATGTTCCAGGAAGTAAGGGTGCACCTTCATTTGTTAGATTATATCAGTACCCCAACTTTGATGGACCTCATGCAGCTTTAGCCAATAAAAGTTTCTTTAAGGCTGATAAGGTTACAATGCTATGGAATAAAAAAGGTatggtaaatatattttatctccCATTTTGTTTATCAAGCATTAATTTAGACTTATATTCCTAtgtatatagaaaaagaaaagagtatcaGTGCTTATTCAATGAAAATTTACATGTGCTTTGttacactttttaatatttttctaatcaaCATTAgtttaatttgtgttttaaatcTAATTAAAGTTTTTACCCTTACAGCTACTGCTGTGTTGGTAATAGCTAGTACTGATGTTGACAAGACAGGAGCTTCCTACTATGGGGAACAGACTCTGCATTACATTGCCACAAATGGAGAAAGTGCTGTGGTGCAATTACGTGAGTGTTCCAGCAGTCTTCCTTTAATAGAACAAATGATAGTAAAAAATACAGTGCCATAAAGATGATATCATCTAAGTTCTTGATCAAGTGATAGAACTCACGTATTTTAATAACCTTTAAGATAAAATTCCTCTTATCATCCCCAAGCATACCTTATTTTGACAGAATCCAATTAGTTAATTTAGTTATGCTAGCAGTTTAGTAGGGAACTTGCTGAGTGAGATAATTTCATTGTAATAGCTCTTTGGGgacttgtttaattaattatgaCAGCAAGTTGATGTAGTGTGTTTAGCACCGTCTTCAGAACTGAAGAGTTTTAACCActtcatattttgttttgatgAGTTAGCTGTGAAAAACTAGTTTTAAAATTCTGGCAACTCcctaatcttttttattttgaattgaacATGTAAGGGTAAGGTAACCTTTCTTTCAAAAACTGTGTATTCCCATtcaaatcaggaacaaaacaaggatgacCCGCCCCCCttccatttattatttaacattCTGAAAGACCTAGTTAGTGTACCTGATCAAAAGAATAAGTATATAGTTTAGAAAGGTGAAAATCGAATCATCTCTGCTCATCAGATGAAGTTACAGCATAAACAACAGCctcttaaaaagcaaaatggaagGAAAGATTCCAtatacagcaacaaaaaagaaatatatagggCTGAtgggaagaaaactttaaaacttctgaGGGGCAAACTATAACCTTTAATAACTTTACAAAGATGTcatttctctccaaattgatctaaaaattaaactaaaatgccagtagattttcttttttacaattaGATAAGCTGGTTCTAAAGTTgatattgaaaaataaacatgcaagAATGTTTTGAAAACTTTGCAAAAAAAAGAGTAGCGAAGGAAGGATTCTGATACTATTGgatattaaaatgtaaagcaattgtaATTAAGACAATTTGGTTCTGGCTTATGGATAAGCAGATAAATCAGTGGAACACAATAGGATCCACAAATAGATCCATACTTCCAAAGCCATTGACATATAATAAAGTCAGCATTTGAATCAATGCAGGAAAATATTGATCATTTAATATATGGTTTGGGGACAGTTGGCTAGCTATTTGGAACAAAAAGTTACTATTGCTAATTCTTTACCAAAATAAGTTCCAATTGGGCCAAAAAATTGTATCTAAAactacagaactagaagaaaatgtgggagaattttttctaatttttaaaaaaatttttattggagtatagttactttacaatgttgttagtttctgctatacagctacagcaaagtgaatcagctatacgtatatttTTCTAATCTTAAAGTAGAAAAAGACTTTAAACAAGGTAGAAGTCGTATGGGGAAAGTGATAAATTTTAGTATATGAAATTACAGATTTCTAcactggggaaagaaaagagtccataaattaagcaaaacaaacaaaaaattagggaaaaaaagttttagaCAAGGGATAAATATGAGAAAAGGTGAATTTTGTTAATATCTCAAGTGTAACAATAAAAGACCAATAACAGGAGAGAAAAATAGGTACAGGACAGTAAAAAATAGtccacaaaaaaagaagtaaaattatgttTAAGTATACTAAAAGGTGCTTCATttataataaaggaaaacaagataCAATTTTTCACTTAGGAGGttgacaaagataaaaatatgaaacagtaTGAGTGAGAGTGAGGGGAAAATCTTTGCTATCAAAAACtactggtagggcttccctggtggcgcagtggttgggaatctgcctgtcaattcaggggacacgggtttgagcccttgtccgagaagatcccacatgtcgtggagcagctaagcctgtgcgtcacaactactgagcctgtgctctacagcctgtgctccgcaacaagaaaagccatcacaacgaagagtggcccccactcgctgcatctagagaaagcccatgcacagcaacaaagacccaacacagccaaaaataagtaaatttaataaattaaaaaaaaaaaaaaaactaatggtaGTGTAAACTGGTACAAGTTCTTTGAAGGGCATTTTGGTGGTACATTATGAAGTAAATGTATGTGCCCTTTGACCAGGCAGTTTCTCTCCTACAGATGTATTTGTGTACATTTACAGTGGAATATAAACAGCAAGATTTGTAATGGAATACAGTGCAACTGAATGAGGCAGAGCTCAGTGTGCTTACATGGAAAAATTTCCAAGAGTATTAAACGAAAACAACAAAGGTTTagaactttttgtgtgtgtgtaagtgctTAAGAGAGAGATGCTtaatttcaacaaaaatattctgaaaggaTATGCAAGAAGTATAACAGAGGGCTGCCTTTGCGTAAAGGGACTTATTTTGTGGCATGTCTTTTTATATAGTTTGTATCTTTATTACTGTATGCATATATTACTAGAAAAACTAgttttttaatagtaataataacctATGCCTCTATGAGCCCACATTGCCAGAACGTTTACAAgaaattaagggacttccctggtggtccagtggttaagactccatgcttccactgcagggtagcacgggtttgatccctggtcagggaactaagatcccatatgctacgtggcatggccaaaaaaaaaaaattttaataaaagtactaaagacaaataataatatacaaaattgcaaaacaattataaaaaaataaaagaaattaagcgttcttaaataaatttataatcatACATTAATCCCCATAGTAtgtcatgtaaaaatattttaacataccatgaaatttttggattttttttttagtgtttgatGTGTTTATGAGTGTTATGATTGTAATTTGtgctattaaatattataatactATACGTATTTCTTTATCACTAACTtggattttatattctttttctagcAAAAAATGGCCCCATTTATGATGTAGTTTGGAATTCTAGTTCTACTGAGTTTTGTGCTGTTTATGGTTTCATGCCTGCCAAAGCAACAATTTTCAACTTGAAGTGTGATCCTGTGTTTGACTTTGGAACTGGCCCTCGTAATGCAGCCTACTACAGCCCTCATGGACATATATTAGTACTAGCTGGATTTGGAAATCTGAGGGGGCAAATGGAAGTGTGGGATGTTAAAAACTACAAACTTATTTCTAAACCGGTGGCCTCTGATTCTACATATTTTGCTTGGTGCCCAGATGGTGAGCATATTTTAACAGCCACATGTGCTCCCAGGTTACGTGTTAATAATGGGTACAAGATTTGGCATTATACCGGTTCTGTCTTACACAAGTATGATGTACCATCAAATGCAGAATTATGGCAGGTTTCTTGGCAGCCATTCCTAGATGGAATATTTCCAGAAAAAGCAATAACTTACCAAGCAGTTCCAAGTGATGTACCTAGTGAAGAACCTAAAGTTGCAACAGCTTATAGACCCCCAGCTTTAAGAAATAAACCAGTCACCAATTCCAAACTGGTAAGTAAAGTTTTACTACTTTGGTAGGAAAAGGTTTTCCAGTGTGTAGAGTTCCCTAGATCCTTATGC from Phocoena phocoena chromosome 4, mPhoPho1.1, whole genome shotgun sequence includes:
- the EIF2A gene encoding eukaryotic translation initiation factor 2A isoform X2 → MAPSTPLLTVRGSEGLYMVNGPPHFTESTVFPRESGKNCKTCTFSKDGTLFAWGNGEKINVINVTNKGQLHSFDLPKAVCLEFSPKNTVLATWQPYTNTFANKLHLKKINDFVLSPGPQPYKVAVYVPGSKGAPSFVRLYQYPNFDGPHAALANKSFFKADKVTMLWNKKATAVLVIASTDVDKTGASYYGEQTLHYIATNGESAVVQLPKNGPIYDVVWNSSSTEFCAVYGFMPAKATIFNLKCDPVFDFGTGPRNAAYYSPHGHILVLAGFGNLRGQMEVWDVKNYKLISKPVASDSTYFAWCPDGEHILTATCAPRLRVNNGYKIWHYTGSVLHKYDVPSNAELWQVSWQPFLDGIFPEKAITYQAVPSDVPSEEPKVATAYRPPALRNKPVTNSKLHEEEPPQNMKPQPGNEKPLSKTALKNQRKHEAKKAAKQEARSDKSPDMAPTPAPQSTPRNTLSQSTSGDPEIDKKIKNLKKKLKAIEQLKEQAATGKQLEKNQLEKIQKEKTLLQELEDLELGI
- the EIF2A gene encoding eukaryotic translation initiation factor 2A isoform X3 translates to MAPSTPLLTVRGSEGLYMVNGPPHFTESTVFPRESGKNCKTCTFSKDGTLFAWGNGEKINVINVTNKGQLHSFDLPKAVCLEFSPKNTVLATWQPYTTSKDDTAGIPNLQLYDVKTGTCLKSFIQKKMQNWCPSWSEDETLCARNVNNEVHFFENNNFNTFANKLHLKKINDFVLSPGPQPYKVAVYVPGSKGAPSFVRLYQYPNFDGPHAALANKSFFKADKVTMLWNKKATAVLVIASTDVDKTGASYYGEQTLHYIATNGESAVVQLPKNGPIYDVVWNSSSTEFCAVYGFMPAKATIFNLKCDPVFDFGTGPRNAAYYSPHGHILVLAGFGNLRGQMEVWDVKNYKLISKPVASDSTYFAWCPDGEHILTATCAPRLRVNNGYKIWHYTGSVLHKYDVPSNAELWQVSWQPFLDGIFPEKAITYQAVPSDVPSEEPKVATAYRPPALRNKPVTNSKLHEEEPPQNMKPQPGNEKPLSKTALKNQRKHEAKKAAKQEARSDKSPDMAPTPAPQSTPRNTLSQSTSGDPEIDKKIKNLKKKLKAIEQLKEQAATGKQLEKNQLEKIQKEKTLLQELEDLELGI
- the EIF2A gene encoding eukaryotic translation initiation factor 2A isoform X4, producing MFQEVRADKVTMLWNKKATAVLVIASTDVDKTGASYYGEQTLHYIATNGESAVVQLPKNGPIYDVVWNSSSTEFCAVYGFMPAKATIFNLKCDPVFDFGTGPRNAAYYSPHGHILVLAGFGNLRGQMEVWDVKNYKLISKPVASDSTYFAWCPDGEHILTATCAPRLRVNNGYKIWHYTGSVLHKYDVPSNAELWQVSWQPFLDGIFPEKAITYQAVPSDVPSEEPKVATAYRPPALRNKPVTNSKLHEEEPPQNMKPQPGNEKPLSKTALKNQRKHEAKKAAKQEARSDKSPDMAPTPAPQSTPRNTLSQSTSGDPEIDKKIKNLKKKLKAIEQLKEQAATGKQLEKNQLEKIQKEKTLLQELEDLELGI
- the EIF2A gene encoding eukaryotic translation initiation factor 2A isoform X1, which encodes MAPSTPLLTVRGSEGLYMVNGPPHFTESTVFPRINVINVTNKGQLHSFDLPKAVCLEFSPKNTVLATWQPYTTSKDDTAGIPNLQLYDVKTGTCLKSFIQKKMQNWCPSWSEDETLCARNVNNEVHFFENNNFNTFANKLHLKKINDFVLSPGPQPYKVAVYVPGSKGAPSFVRLYQYPNFDGPHAALANKSFFKADKVTMLWNKKATAVLVIASTDVDKTGASYYGEQTLHYIATNGESAVVQLPKNGPIYDVVWNSSSTEFCAVYGFMPAKATIFNLKCDPVFDFGTGPRNAAYYSPHGHILVLAGFGNLRGQMEVWDVKNYKLISKPVASDSTYFAWCPDGEHILTATCAPRLRVNNGYKIWHYTGSVLHKYDVPSNAELWQVSWQPFLDGIFPEKAITYQAVPSDVPSEEPKVATAYRPPALRNKPVTNSKLHEEEPPQNMKPQPGNEKPLSKTALKNQRKHEAKKAAKQEARSDKSPDMAPTPAPQSTPRNTLSQSTSGDPEIDKKIKNLKKKLKAIEQLKEQAATGKQLEKNQLEKIQKEKTLLQELEDLELGI